One part of the Thiothrix nivea DSM 5205 genome encodes these proteins:
- a CDS encoding GspH/FimT family pseudopilin: MNKPTQTGMTLIELIVTLSIVAILASVAAPSVKEMIQNNRLTALNNQIVSYLQYARSEAVTKNHNVSMCVRNTDGSGCTTNAADDFSNGWIVFDETTGEILKDNTPDTSGVTITNNFTTSQKITYTPSGKTREAGTFTMGWDGVNRYQIKIALNTGRISSCKIPEGDTSC; the protein is encoded by the coding sequence ATGAACAAGCCAACCCAAACCGGCATGACGCTGATCGAGCTGATTGTCACGCTTTCAATTGTAGCGATACTGGCTTCCGTAGCCGCCCCTTCGGTTAAGGAAATGATCCAGAACAACCGCCTGACCGCCCTGAACAACCAGATTGTTTCCTACCTCCAATATGCGCGTTCAGAAGCAGTCACAAAGAACCATAACGTAAGCATGTGTGTACGTAACACTGATGGCTCTGGTTGCACTACAAATGCTGCTGATGACTTTAGTAATGGCTGGATCGTCTTTGATGAAACCACAGGGGAAATATTGAAGGACAACACTCCAGATACATCAGGCGTTACCATCACCAACAACTTTACAACTTCACAAAAGATCACCTATACACCAAGCGGAAAAACCAGAGAAGCGGGCACATTTACTATGGGATGGGATGGGGTAAACCGTTACCAAATCAAAATTGCCTTAAATACTGGCAGGATCAGTTCCTGTAAGATACCGGAAGGCGACACAAGCTGTTGA
- a CDS encoding fructosamine kinase family protein — MNGYPKQTNNLIESALQQHLGGAAGLRCIQPVGGGCINEACMAELGDGSRWFIKLNQASQLEMFAAEADGLHAIRASNTLYALEPVGYGVLDNKAYLILEYLDLGGNGNPQLAGEQLAAMHRCTAERYGWFRDNTIGATHQPNRQHDGWVEFWRQERLGFQLELAKRNGYPGKAYEQGLRLKERLGGFFTDYQPQASLLHGDLWGGNMAYTSDGKPVIFDPAVYYGDREADLAMTELFGGFGGDFYSAYQTSWLLDKGYSVRKTLYNLYHILNHFNLFGGGYGMQAARMTEKLLAEVCGGV; from the coding sequence ATGAACGGTTACCCAAAGCAGACCAATAACCTGATTGAATCCGCCTTACAACAGCATTTGGGGGGCGCTGCCGGTTTACGGTGCATACAACCTGTCGGTGGCGGTTGCATCAATGAGGCCTGTATGGCTGAACTGGGGGATGGTTCCCGCTGGTTCATCAAGCTGAACCAGGCCAGCCAGTTGGAGATGTTTGCCGCCGAAGCCGATGGCTTGCACGCAATCAGGGCAAGCAACACCCTGTATGCGCTGGAACCGGTCGGTTACGGGGTGCTGGACAACAAAGCCTACCTGATCCTGGAATATCTCGATTTGGGCGGCAATGGCAACCCACAACTGGCGGGGGAACAGCTTGCTGCCATGCACCGTTGCACCGCTGAGCGTTATGGTTGGTTCCGCGACAACACCATCGGTGCTACCCATCAACCCAACCGGCAGCATGACGGCTGGGTGGAGTTCTGGCGGCAGGAGCGGCTGGGTTTTCAGCTGGAACTGGCGAAGCGCAATGGCTACCCCGGCAAGGCTTACGAACAGGGCTTGCGGTTGAAGGAACGGCTGGGCGGTTTCTTTACGGATTACCAACCGCAGGCATCACTGCTGCACGGCGATTTGTGGGGCGGCAATATGGCGTATACGAGTGATGGCAAGCCGGTCATTTTCGACCCGGCAGTGTATTACGGTGACCGCGAGGCTGATCTGGCGATGACGGAATTGTTTGGCGGGTTTGGGGGGGATTTCTATTCCGCCTACCAAACAAGTTGGCTGTTGGACAAAGGTTATTCTGTGCGCAAGACGCTGTATAACCTTTATCACATACTCAACCACTTCAACTTGTTTGGTGGTGGGTATGGGATGCAAGCGGCTCGGATGACGGAAAAGTTACTGGCGGAGGTTTGCGGTGGGGTGTGA
- a CDS encoding TrkH family potassium uptake protein — protein MQYKVIQRILGLLLMTFSLTMLPPILVGWVMGDPVLAPFWEGFALVLLSGLFMWLPVRRERGELRSRDGFLIVVLFWTVLGISGAVPFILSDSVEISVTDAVFESVSGLTTTGATVIIGLDSLPRSILFYRQELQWLGGMGIIVLAVAILPMLGVGGMQLYRAETPGPMKDAKLTPRITETAKLLWYIYLALTLLCTLAYRLAGMDWFDAVSHSFTTVAIGGFSTHDSSLGAFDSSAIEAVAIVFMLLSGINFALHFIAWRSINILGYWRDSEFRTYISLMLGLSVVSTLYLFHTETHPEIGEALRHSLFHVVSIGTTTGFTTTGYSQWPGFLPVLLLFASFVGGCAGSTAGGMKVIRFLLLVKQGMREVSRLIHPNARISIKINRHPLPENVVEAVWGFFSVYIAVFVMFMLVLMARGHDQITSFSAVAATLNNLGPGLGEVAASFATMDDFSKWWLCLTMLMGRLELFTMLVILTPAFWRK, from the coding sequence ATGCAGTACAAAGTCATACAACGGATTCTCGGGTTACTACTGATGACGTTCAGCCTGACCATGCTGCCGCCGATCCTGGTCGGCTGGGTAATGGGCGACCCGGTTCTGGCACCTTTCTGGGAAGGCTTTGCACTGGTGCTGCTCAGCGGCCTGTTCATGTGGCTGCCGGTGCGGCGCGAACGGGGTGAGTTGCGCTCGCGGGATGGCTTCCTGATCGTGGTGCTGTTCTGGACGGTACTGGGCATTTCCGGTGCTGTGCCTTTCATCCTGTCGGATTCGGTGGAAATTTCGGTGACGGATGCGGTGTTCGAGTCCGTTTCCGGGCTGACCACTACCGGGGCAACCGTGATCATCGGGCTGGATAGCTTGCCACGCTCCATCCTGTTTTACCGCCAGGAGCTGCAATGGCTGGGCGGCATGGGCATTATCGTGCTGGCGGTGGCGATCCTGCCGATGCTGGGGGTGGGGGGAATGCAGTTGTACCGGGCGGAAACGCCGGGGCCGATGAAAGATGCCAAACTGACGCCGCGCATCACCGAAACGGCCAAGCTGCTGTGGTATATCTATCTGGCGCTGACGCTGTTGTGCACGCTGGCGTACCGGCTGGCGGGGATGGACTGGTTTGATGCCGTTTCGCACAGCTTTACCACAGTGGCAATTGGCGGGTTTTCCACCCACGATTCCAGCCTGGGGGCATTCGACAGCAGCGCTATCGAGGCAGTCGCCATCGTGTTCATGTTATTGTCAGGGATCAATTTCGCCCTGCATTTCATCGCTTGGCGCAGCATCAATATCTTGGGTTACTGGCGGGATTCCGAATTCCGCACCTACATCAGCCTGATGCTTGGACTGTCCGTGGTCAGCACGCTGTACCTGTTCCATACCGAAACCCACCCCGAAATCGGGGAGGCTTTGCGGCATTCGCTGTTCCATGTGGTGTCGATCGGCACTACCACAGGTTTCACCACGACCGGTTACAGTCAGTGGCCAGGATTCCTGCCGGTATTGTTGCTGTTCGCCAGCTTTGTTGGCGGCTGCGCGGGGTCGACGGCGGGCGGGATGAAGGTGATCCGTTTCCTGCTCTTGGTGAAACAGGGGATGCGCGAAGTCAGCCGCCTGATCCACCCCAATGCACGTATCAGCATCAAGATCAACCGCCACCCGTTGCCGGAAAACGTGGTGGAAGCCGTGTGGGGGTTTTTCTCGGTGTATATTGCGGTGTTTGTCATGTTCATGCTGGTACTGATGGCGCGCGGGCATGACCAGATCACGTCCTTTTCCGCCGTTGCTGCTACCCTCAACAACCTGGGGCCAGGGCTGGGGGAAGTTGCCGCCAGTTTCGCCACTATGGATGATTTCTCCAAATGGTGGTTGTGTCTAACCATGCTGATGGGGCGGCTGGAGTTGTTTACCATGCTGGTGATCCTGACGCCTGCGTTCTGGCGCAAGTAG
- a CDS encoding TrkH family potassium uptake protein, with protein MQLKIIQRILGLLLMVFSLTLLPPILVGWLMGDPELSNFWDGFFLILTSGVLLWLPVRHQHGELRLRDGFLVAVLFWFGLSAAGAVPFMLSDSLHFSAADAFFETVSGFTTTGATVITGIDGLPRSINFYRMELHWLGGMGIIVLAVAILPMLGVGGMQLYRAETPGPIKDAKLTPRITETAKLLWYVYLALTLLCLLAYRVVGMSWFDAVCHSFSALSTGGFSTHDASIAYFDNSAIDYITIIFMFAAGMNFSLHFIAWRSMDVKIYWQDSEFRAYTLIIILLTLVTTFLLAEFNTTESPADAFRYALFHVTSVMTSTGLLISDHSVWPNFLPVLLILTSFVGGCAGSTGGGIKVIRMLLLMKQGIREVNLLSHPSAQMHVKINGEPVPEKVVKSVWGFFAMYIAVFTVFMLGVIADGEDQVTAFSAVAATLNNMGVGLGDVASNFAGLDDFSKWWLSLAMLMGRLELFTVLVLLTPAFWRR; from the coding sequence TGCTGATGGTATTCAGCCTGACCCTGCTGCCCCCCATCCTGGTCGGTTGGCTGATGGGCGACCCGGAGCTGTCCAATTTCTGGGATGGTTTTTTCCTGATTCTCACCAGCGGCGTATTGCTATGGTTGCCAGTACGTCACCAGCATGGCGAATTGCGCTTGCGCGATGGCTTTCTGGTGGCAGTTCTGTTCTGGTTTGGCCTCAGTGCTGCTGGGGCAGTGCCGTTCATGCTGTCGGATTCGCTGCATTTTTCCGCCGCCGATGCCTTTTTTGAAACCGTTTCCGGCTTCACCACCACCGGCGCGACCGTCATCACCGGGATAGATGGGTTACCGCGCTCGATCAATTTCTACCGCATGGAACTGCACTGGCTGGGCGGCATGGGCATCATCGTGCTGGCAGTCGCCATCCTGCCGATGCTGGGGGTGGGGGGAATGCAGCTGTACCGGGCGGAAACGCCAGGGCCGATCAAGGATGCCAAACTGACCCCGCGCATTACCGAAACCGCCAAGTTGCTGTGGTATGTGTATCTGGCGCTGACCCTGCTGTGCCTGCTGGCTTACCGGGTGGTGGGGATGAGTTGGTTTGATGCGGTCTGCCACAGCTTTTCAGCGCTCTCGACCGGGGGGTTTTCCACCCATGACGCCAGTATCGCCTACTTCGACAATAGCGCCATTGACTACATCACGATCATATTCATGTTCGCGGCGGGGATGAATTTCAGCTTGCACTTCATCGCCTGGCGCAGCATGGATGTGAAAATTTACTGGCAGGATTCTGAATTCCGCGCGTATACCCTGATCATTATCCTGCTGACGCTGGTGACCACGTTCCTGCTGGCGGAATTTAATACAACGGAAAGCCCAGCAGATGCGTTCCGGTACGCCCTGTTCCATGTGACGTCTGTCATGACCTCAACTGGCTTGCTGATCAGTGACCATTCGGTATGGCCGAATTTCCTGCCGGTATTGCTGATCCTGACCAGTTTCGTGGGGGGGTGCGCGGGTTCCACCGGCGGTGGCATCAAGGTGATCCGGATGTTGTTGCTGATGAAACAGGGCATCCGTGAAGTCAACCTGCTGTCACATCCATCGGCGCAGATGCATGTCAAAATCAACGGCGAACCGGTGCCGGAAAAGGTGGTAAAATCCGTGTGGGGTTTTTTCGCCATGTACATCGCGGTATTCACGGTCTTTATGCTGGGCGTGATTGCGGATGGCGAGGATCAGGTGACGGCATTTTCGGCAGTGGCGGCCACCCTGAACAACATGGGGGTAGGGTTGGGGGATGTGGCTTCCAACTTTGCCGGGCTGGATGATTTTTCCAAATGGTGGCTGTCACTGGCCATGCTGATGGGGCGGCTGGAACTGTTTACGGTGCTGGTGTTGCTGACCCCGGCATTCTGGCGGCGCTAG